The Phycisphaerae bacterium sequence AATCAACGGCTCGCGCGAGGCCGGCCTGGCCAACTTCACCGGCAAGCACGGCGGCCAGCTCTGCACCACCAATCCGCAGCTTCTCGACCTGTTCGTCGAGAAGGTCCGGGCGTTCTTCAACGCGCACCCGGACTACGATGTAATGAGCATCTCGCCCAACGACGGCACCGGCTTCTGCGAATGCGACCGCTGCATCGCCCTCGACGTCGCCTGCGGCAATCCGCCGCCTCAGGCGGTCCGGACCGCCGGCGGCGCACTGGAGGCGGCCTTCAAGGATGACGCCGACAAGACCGGGCCCGCCATGCGAATCACCGGCCCGATCACCGACCGCATCTTCACCTTCGCCAACCACGTCGCCGCCCGTATCGCTGAGTCGCACCCGGACAAGCTGCTCCTGCTGCTGGTCTACAGCGTCTATCGCGACCCGCCCAGAAAGGTCAAACTCGCCCCGAACGTGATCGCCTGGTTCTGTGTCCAGTGTCATCAGCATTGGGACGACGGCTTTCGCCAGGCCGATTTCGACAACGTCGCCACACTGGCCAAGAACGCTGACGAACTGGGCATCTACGAGTACTACGATCAGGGTGCCTGGCCCGGCGTGGTCCGCAGCTTTCCCGACCTGATCGCCGGCTCCGTCCGCGAATTTCACCGCCGAGGCGCCGCCCACTACTCGACCCAGGCGAGCACCGGCTTTGCCACCAACGCCTTTAACCTCTGGTTCCTCTCACGCGTCCTGTGGAATACCGCGTCCGACGTGGACGCCGAGCTGGACCGGTTCTGCGCCAGCGCCTTCGGCGCCGCCGCCGCGGCTATGACCGACTACTTCAACCTCTGGCGAACCCGCTGGAAAGAGACCAAGGGTATGGCCGGCACCGGCGACTCGATGGGCGAAAAGACCGACCAATCCAAGCGCCTCACCCCGTTCGACCAGGTCCGCCGCCTCTACCCAGCCGACTTCCTGACCACCTGCCGCCAGACCCTCGACCGCGCCCGCTCGCAAGTCGACCCGCTATCCGCCCAGCGCCGACGGATCGATTTCGTCGAACAGGGCCTGCGAACGACCGAACTGGCCGTCCAAGCCGCCGGTGCCTCTCACGCCCTGGCTGAAAAGGGATGGCCCATGACCCACGGTGACGTGACGCCGGAAGCGGTTCAGAGACTCGGCGATCCCGCCGCCGTTCGCCGAATTGCCCTGGCCGCCCTGGAGCACTGGGACCGCTGGGAAGCCTGGCTCGAGACGCACCGCAACGGCTTCGTCCTCTCCCACTTCTGGGCTCGCTACTGCCTCGACTCCCGCAAGGGCCTGCATCCGCACCAGGCCCTCCGCCGCATCCTCGAACTCCTGCCGGCTGGATGACCGCCGGTGGCAGGGGGGTTACGCCGCTGAGGCCGCCACCTGCTTGTGGGCGATAGCCACCGCCGACTGCTCCTCGATCTGGTCGCGAACCAGGTTCCAGTAGGTCCCCTGGGCCTCGACCAGCTCATCGTGCGTGCCCGTCTCGACGATCCGCCCGTTGTCGAGCACCACGATCTTGTCGGACTTGGAGGCCACCGACGCCCGGTGCGAAATGATCAGCACCGTCTTGCCCGCCAAAGCGGTCTTGATCGTCTTCTGGATCTTGGCCTCCGTTTCGGCGTCCAGGGCGCTGGTGCAGTCGTCCAGGATCAGCACGTCCGGGTCGGTTACCAGGGCTCGGGCTAGGCTGATCCGCTGCTTCTGACCGCCGCTGAGGCGCAGGCCGTTCTCGCCGATTACCGTCCCGTACCCGTCCGGCAGCGACTCGATGAACTCGTGGATCTCCGCCGCCTTGGCCGCCGCGATCATCTCCTCGTGCGTCGCCCGGCTGTTGCCGTAGAGGATGTTGCTCGCCAGCGTCCCGGAGAAGAGGACCGGCTCCTGCGGCACGTACGAAATCCGCCGACGCAGCGACGACGTTCGAACCTTGCGGAGGTCCTGACCGTCGATGCTGATCCGGCCCTCGCCCGGATCGTACAGCCGCAGCAGCAGCATGCCCAGCGTGCTCTTGCCCGCCCCGGACCGTCCCATGAGGCACACCTGCGAGCCCTTGACCACCTCCAGGTCGATCCCGCTGACCGCCGCCCGCTCGGACCCGTCGAAGCTGAATGTGATGTTCTCGAAGCGGACCCCCTGGCTCAGCCGCTCCAGCGGCCGGGCCTTCGGATGGTCCACGATCGTCATGGGCTCATTGAGCACCTCCAGCACCCGCTCGCACGAGACCCGCAGCCACTGCACCGTCGCGGTCAACTGCGTCAACGCCGCGACCGGCCAGAACAGCCCGTGGCAGACCGTGTGGAAGAATAACAGGTAGCCCAGCGTCAGCTCGCCGCGCCGCAGCAGGATCACCCCGTACCCCAGCGTCACCCCGGTGACCGACGCCGAGATCATCGTACAGACCATCGACAGCAGGTTGTTCTTCAGCACGATCCGGCGATTCCGGCGGAACAGGTCAGTCGCCCGCACGAAAAACTCCCGCAGCTCGCGCTTCTCCTGACCGAACCCCTTGACCACCCGCGGATTCGCCAGCCGGTCACGCACCAGCCCGTACAGCGACGAGTGGTTCCTCCGCTGCGTGATGCTCATCTCCCGGATCTGTCCGGCGAACTTGTAGTACGCCCAGCCGTAGAACGGCATCGCCAGCAGCGCCAGCCACGTCAGCTTCGGGCTGATGTAGAACATCAGCGACACGTTGATCACGATCAGGCCCGAAAACCGCACGAGCTGCGTCATCACGCCCGTGAACTGTCCCTCGATCACCTGTACGTCGTCGATCGCCCGACTCAGCAGCCGCCCGGTCTGGTGCTGATCGTGAAAGCTCATCTGAAGGCGCAGCAGCTTCTCGTGGATGTGCCGCCGCATCGAGAACACCACCTGCTCGGTGATCTTGGCGATCTTCACGCTCGACCACGCCGACGCCGCCACCGTTGCCAGGTGCGTGCCGACCAGCAATGCCGCGATCAGGGCCAGCAGGCGGAGCTTCTCGGCGTTCGGACGGCCCGTCCGCCCGTCGATCCGATCCTGCAACGCCCCGTCCGCCGCCAGCTCGCCGACCAGCACCGGGTCGGCTGCGTTCTCGCCCGGCAGCATCCCGTCGGTGATCGGCCGGTGATCGACCGCCTGTTCGCCCGGCCACTGCGAAATCGGCTCCTCGATCGTCACGAACCCTTTGGGCTGGCCGTGCAGAATCGGCTCGGCCACCAGTTCCACCTGGAGCACCTCGTCCACCAGGTACCGGCTCATCGCGGCCATGATCGACCCCTCAGCCGCGAAGCCCAGGTAGCACACGCCGATCAGCAGCAGGCCGAATATGTGGAATCGGAAATAACGTCGATAGATTTCCAGCAGAGAACGCATTGGAAAAACTCCCTCGGTTTGTGGCGGGTCCCGCCCGGTTGCTCCGTCTCAGGCCACTTTGGCAAACTGCGTAAAGTACAGATGCCGGTAGTGTCCTCCCTCGCGGGCGAGCAGTTCGTGGTGGCTGCCCGCCTCGACGATTCTCCCCTTGTCCAGAACAACGATTATGTCCGCGCCGACAATCGTGCTCAGCCGGTGTGCGATCACGAACGACGTCCGGTTGCGCATGATCTTCACCAGGGCACGTTGCAGCAGACGTTCGGATTCGGTGTCCAGGGCGCTGGTCGCCTCATCGAGAATCAACAGCGCCGGATCGGTCAGAATCGCGCGGGCGATGATCAGCCGCTGCTTCTGACCAACCGAAAGCTTCGAGCCCTCCTCGCCCAACAGGGTGTCATAACCCTGCGGAAGGGCCGTGACCGCCTTGTGGATCTCCGCCGCCTTGGCCGCCGCGATCACCTGATCGATCGTGGCGTCGCGACGCCCGTAGGCGATGTTGTCCCGCACCGTCCCCTCGAACAGGATCGGATCCTGCGGCACCACCGCGATGTTCCGCCGGATGGTGGCCTGCGAATAGCGGTTGATGTCGATCCCGTCGATCAGGATCCGCCCGCCGCTCGCCCGATAGAACCGCATCAGCAGCGAAATGATCGTCGTCTTGCCGCACCCGGTGTGCCCGACCAGGGCCACCGTCTTGCCAGCCTCCACCTGCAGATCGATGCCCCGCAGCACCGGGTTGTCCGGCTCGTAGTGGAAGCACAGATCCTCGAAGCTGACCTGCCCGGCCAGGCGATGGCGGAACACCGCCTCCGGCGGGTCGGCCGGCTCGCGATCCTCGCCCAGCAACTCGAACACCCGTCGGACCGAGACCATCGCCCGCTCGACCTGATCACTCATCGTGCTGAACCGCAGCGCCGGCTGAAGCAGGTACACGCAGTACCCGGTAAAGGCGATCACCGCCCCCAGCGACATGTCCGAGACGATCACCAGGTAGCACCCGAGCAGGTAGATTCCCGTCTGGCCCGTCCAGTAGATCAGGCTCGACGAGGTTCCGAACACGACCGAATACATGTGGGCCCGAACTCCCAGATTGCGGGCCTCGTTGGCGTCCGAGAGGAAGTGCCGCGTCTCGGTCCGCTCCTGCCCGAACGCTTTGACCGCCGCCGCGCCCGCCAATCGCTCCTGCAGCGACGAGGTGATGTCCTCCATCTTCTCGCGCACCGCCTTGTGCCACTTACGAATGCGGGTGACAAAGAAACGATAGTTGATGATGTACAGCGGAATCAGCAGAATCAGCAGGCACGTCAGCCGCCAGTTCAGCGTCATCATGACCGCCATCGCGATGCTGCACGCCACCAGGTCCGTCACCAGCGTGATCGTCTGGCCCGAAACCATCTGGTTGACCTGTGAAACGTCGCCCATCAGCCGTTCCATGACCCCGCCCGTCGAACTCTTGTCGTAGAACCGCATCGGCAGGAACTGCAGGTGCTCATAGAGCCGCCGCCGCAGGTCCAGCACCAGCTTGTCACCGATCAGGCTGATCACGTAGTTGTTCAGGAACCCGACCCCGGTGGCGATCAGCGGGGTCAGAATGAACAGGGCCAGCACCAGCCCAAACAGCTCCTGACGCTGATTGCCGATCACCTGGTCGACCAGGGTCTTCATCAACAGGGGCGGCGCCAGCGAGATGGCTGTGCTCGTCGTGGTCAGCAGCAACCCGCGGTAAAACCACTTCTTATAGGGCCGGATGAACTGCCAGAGGACCCTGAAGTTGTTGGTGGATTGCGGTTCGCAGTGCATGTGGAATCCTCCCCACGTACAAAGTCCCTGCTCGGGTAAAAAATGAAAAAGTGGGGAAAGTGGACTTGGATTTTGCCGGACTTACCGGTCCGTCAGGTGAGCTTGTTGGGCGTTAGTTCTCCTGCCTCCGGGATCATGAACCCCAAAAGCACTTTCGGCTGGCCGCCCGGACCAGCGTCCGAGGCTACCAGCCTCTATTTCGGCCTCTCATTCGCGCCGTTCCCTTCTGGTTGTAATAGTTCGGTTCAGTACCGACCTTTAATTTAAAAATACCAACGAAACCTCATTTGGCAAGGTTTTTCGCGAATTTTTCGCAGGAAGCCTCCGACCCCCGACCCGAGTCCTACGTGATGATCGAGCCGCTGCTGAGCCACCGGCAGCCCGGCTTGAGGGCGGTCGCCGTCTCCGGAAGGGGGGTATCCAACTCCGGGATCGACCCCGCCCGCCCGGACAGGTAGTCCTCAATCCGGCGATCCAGTTCCCGGTGCCGCCGGACCAGCCCCGCGAACCGCAGTTGCATCGCCTCCAGCCCGAAAACCTTGTTTCGCCGCAGCCATTGGTCGCAAAAGGACTTATCGAACGCCTCAATCATCCCGATCAGCTTCTCGATGTCGCGCCGCAGGCTCTTGAGAGTGGCCGTATCGTCCTTGGCGTACGCCCGGTGCAACTCGCTGCGCACCGCGAGCTTGACCGCCAGCAGCTGGGCCAGCAGCAGGGCGTGCGAGAGGTTCCCAGCCCCGCGGTCGTCCTTAAAGGCGGCCAGCTTTTGGGCCAGTTGGCCAAACGCCTCAGCCTGGTGGTCCCACCTCCTGGGATCCTCAATCAGCGTATTGCGGTGGAAGATGCCCAACAGCGGGTCGTCCCATAAGTAGCTGGCCGTCTCTTTCGGTACGCCTAACTCGCCCGCCAGCGTGTTGGCCGCGTAGCTGCCGAAGCACGTGGCCGCGAACCGCTTCTCCAGGACCTTCGGATCCGCCTGACCGGTCCAGGCCAGCTCGGCGGCGTACTGAAGACCCGCCAGCGCCGAGTCGAACTCACAGTAGCCCCCGTCATCGCCCCACAGCGTGAAAAACAGCTCCTTGACCCCTGAATCGCGGCACGCCCGGACACACGCCCCGGCAGCCGATTCAGTGATCTTTCGGCCGTACCACGGCATGCCCCACGTCCAGACCCCCGAACCGACCACCGGTTCGCTGCCCAGATCCCGATGGCGGGCAATGAAATCCAGGTAAAACTCCTCATCCTCGTGGTAGTAGTCCCAGTAGACCAGTTGCACCCCTTCCGGTATCGCCGCCTTGACGTCCGGCGGGATCACGCACGCCGTGTCGTAGTACTGACCCGTCTTGCTGCCCATCCGGAAGTACATATCGGACCAGATCATCGGCGAGAGGCCATGCTTCCGGCAGATCTCCACCACCCGGCCCAGGTGCCGGTTGAAGATGTCGTACCCGCGCTCGTACCCGAACCGGTCCATGAACTTGCCGCGACCGAGGCTGTGCGCCTCGTCCATGCCGATGTGGACCCGGCGCGAGGTGTACACCGCTGCGAACTGCGCGATCATCTTCTCGATCAGCTCGTAAGTCCTGGGCTCATCGACCAGCAGAATGTCGGCGGTGTCCTTGACCTCATTGAAGGCCGACCAGCGGAGCTGGCCCAGATGCCCGAGCGTCTGGATGCAGCCGATCATCTCGATCCCCAATCCGGCCGCGTACGCGTCGATCTCCCGCAGCTCATCCGCTGTGTACCGCCCGCGAAGGTACCCGAAGTAGGGCTCGTCGGGCAATTCATACGTGTCCTCGGTGTACAGCATCGCCATGTTGTAGCCCATCAACGCCAGCCGACGGAGCCACTTGCGGAAGTGCTCAGCCGTCATCACCGCGTTGCGCGAGCAGTCCAGCATGATCCCCAGCGTGGTAAAATCGGTCGATTCTGCGTACGTTTCCTCCGGCCCGGCCAACTCGGCCAAAAGCGTACCGACCGCCCGCAAGGCGTCGCAAGTTCTGGCATAGCTGACAGTTACACCGCCACCGGCCCGCTCGATGGTAAACCCCGAAGACCGTTCCGGCGGCCGAAATGAAACGGCCACACCGTCCGGCCCGCCTTCGCGAATCGGGTATTCCTCAGCGAGCAGGCCCAGCGCCCGGGCCACTGGTTCCGGTGTGTCTAGAGGGTTCCAGGAAAGGTTGGCGGCCATGGTGGACCTCCCAAAGCGGATCGGTTGCCATCGCGTACGCAAGGCCCATAGCATGCCCGCCGAACCGAGCTCGCGTCAACCCCAAACTCGCTTGCCACTGGGCCATTCGCCTGCGCCGTACCGCTCCAAATCGTTTCACTAGGCCAAAACGGGCAAAAACCACTGGACAAAACCGCCCTGGAAGCCAATAATTTATGTTCTCTACCGGCTCGCTCAGACGACCCGAGAGGGATCGAGTTTAATCACTGGCGTTTGGAGGAATTTGCGTCATGGCAGCAGTTGTTGACAAGGAAAAGTGCACCGGTTGCGAAGCATGCGTCGGAGCCTGCCCCGCTGAAGCGATCTCGATGGACAGTGACGGCAAGGCGGTGGTGGACGCTGGGGCCTGCAGCGAGTGCGGCGTCTGCGTCGACGAGTGCCCGGTCGAGGCCATCTCGATGGCCTGATCGTCCGCATCGTCAAGCCGCTTAAGCGGTTATGAACTCAAAGGGTCCTGTTCCCGGCTGGGGAGCAGGGCCCTTTTTTTGAAAGGAGGCGGATTGCTCTTGACTGCGACGGTAGGCTAAGGTAAATTCCAGAACGGCTGGGGCGGGGGAGCGGGTCTTCACCGGGCAACAACATGGGAGGCAACATGAAGATCGCACTGGTTGGCGTCTATGCATCGCCGGAGGCGACGGGGCTGCGTCTGGTCAGTTCGTTCCTCAAGTCGCGCGGCCATCAGGTCCGCATGATCCTGATGACCGCCAAGCGTTCGCACAAGTCCCAGCGGACTTACAAGCCGGAACTCATCGAGCAGTTCGTTGAAAAGGTGCGCGACTGCGATTTGGTGGGCATGGGCCTGATGACCAACTGCTACTACCAGGCCCGTGAACTGACCGAGGCGATCCGCCGCGTCGACCTCAAGTCGCCGGTCGTCTGGGGCGGTGTGCATCCGACGGTCGCGCCCGAAAGCTGCATCGACTTCGCCGATATCGTCTGCGTCGGCGAGGGCGAATGGCCCATGCTCGAACTGGCTGACGCTATGGAAGCCGGCAAGGACTACTCGCGTATCCCAAGCCTCTGGGTGCGGCAAAACGGCCACGTCGTCAAAAACGAGGTCCGACCGCTCCACGAAAACCTCGACGAGATGCCCTTTGCCGATTACGAGATCGACAATGACCACTACGTGGTGCACAAAGGCGACATCGTTCCAGCCGAACCGGACAAGATGCGCCACAGCCTGGTCCGCTACCGCCTGCTGACCACCCGCGGCTGCCCCTACGCCTGCGCGTTCTGCTGCAACAGCACGTGGCTGCGCACCTATCGTGGCAAGGGCCCGTGGGTCCGCAAACGCTCGATCGCCCACGTGCTTGACGAACTGGAGGCGATCAAACGACGCTTTCCGACCGTCAACTCGGTGAACGTCGCCGACGATACCTTCTTTGTTCGGGACGAGTCGGAGTTCGAGGAATTCGCCGAAGGCTACCGTTCGCGGATCGGCTGGCCGTTCGAGATCAACACGCACCCAGCCACCATCAGTGACCGCAAAGTACAACTGCTGCAAAGCTGCGGCTGTTGGCTGATCAAAATGGGTATCCAGAGCGGTTGCCAGGCCACCAACTACGAGATCTACAATCGCCGCGTCTCCAACGAACGCATCATCGAGGCCATCCGGACCCTCGAACGATTCCCCGCGCTTCGCAAGGAGTACCACTTCATCGTCAGTAACCCTTTCGAGAACGATGAGAGCATGATCGAGACGCTGCACTTTGCCGCCGAGCACCAGGGTTCCGCATCACGCGCCCTGATTTTCCCGCTGGCCTTCTTTCCCGGTTCGCAACTCTACCTCCGCGCCAAGGAGCAGGGCCTCCTCAAGGACGAGCAGGCGGAAATCTACGAGCGGATCTACACCGGAGCCGCCAAACGTCAGTTCGTCCGACTCGGCTACCTGACCATGCTCCTGCAGATCGCGGTCAACGTCCGCCGCTGGGGAATCCCTCGGCCGATCGTCCACCGCTTCATCGACCTGATGACCTGCGGCCCCGTCCGGGCCTGCCTCGACCGTTCCTGGTTCAAGTGGACCGCCATCGGAGCCTACCTGGGTGGACGCAAGGTCAGCCGGATTCTCGGCCAGGCCGTCCGCCCCTTCCGCAAACGCCAACCCGCCTGGGCCGCCGCCGCCGAACCGGAAGGATAGCATACCCGGTGCCTGTGCCAATGCGGGATCGGCGATCGGCGCCGGTGCGGCCGGATTTCTTCCCTTTCTTCCCGCCGCAGGGTATGATAGCGGCCAGCCTTGGACCTTCCGATTGGAGGTTGCGGATATGCATAAGGGCAGGCGTTTGAGGTGGTCTGTCGTTCCGGCCCTGTTCAGTGCAATCCTGGTTTCCTGCCTGCTCGTCGGCTGTGACGGCGGCCAGACCGATCCCAACCAGATCGCCGACCCCAACGATTCCACGACCGATCCCAACGACCCCAATGCCCTGCCCGACGCCTCCAGCCCCGAAGCCGGACCCAACCCGTCCAACGACCAGGCTTGGACCAAGGTCTCCGACGCGGTCGATCAGATCCTCGACGACGGAGGCGCCGTGGACCTGGCCCGCATCACCTTTCTTTCGCTGATCCTCCAGGAGCCGGCGGTCGCCACCGGCGGGGTCGACCCCGAACACAGCGGGATCGCCTGGGCCCGCTTCACCGACGGTGAGGTCCGGTTCCTGATGATCGTCGACGAGGACGCTGACAGCCAGGACTGGGACACCGGTCTGCCCGAACCGCCGGACACAGCCAAGGCGGCCTCGCCGCTCAACGTCAAAGCGGGCGAGTCCTCGCCGCCGCCCGCCTTCGCTCCCGCCGCCGCTAACGACGTCCCTCCGCACTACCTGCCCGCCAGCAACAAGGCCCTCCTGGTCAACGGCTGGGCGCCTTTTCACAAGCAATGGTCGATCAACGACTCAACGCCCCACGTCAAGAAGATGCTCGAATCCCGCGGCTACAAGGCGACCACTGGCCGACTGAGCGTGGGGCATTTCTCCGGCCTGAGCCACTTTGGCCTCGTCCTGATCGAGGGCCACGGATCGTGGTTCGACGTAGACCCCAACATCGTGGACGACCCCGACATTCCGGACGATCCCCGCCCCAGCGGCTACGGGATATTCACCACCGACGCCTTCACTCCCGAGAATCGCGAGGCGATCTGGGGCGCCGACGCCAAGGGCCGCGACAATTGGCTCGAAGACGTCCAGCGAGAATACGTCGGCCAGTTCGAGGTCAAGACCTATCAGGGCAGGAGGGTCGTCGATCGCCGTTACTACTACTGGGTCTCGCCCACCTTCATCACCAAGTATGACAAGGGCACGTTCCCCGACCACGCCGTCGTCGTCCTGAGCTGCTGCCGCGGTTTCCAGAACGGCAATCCTTTCGCCGAGACGGTCTTCAGCAAGTCCGACCGGGGGGCGGTGGTTTTCGGCTGGACCAATCGCATCCATTCCGTCCGAGCCATCCACGCGATCCTCTGGCTCTTCCAACTCGCCACCGCCTCCAACGAGAGGGTTACGGCCGAGGGCGTCTACGGCGAAAAAGACGTGCTCGAATCCGCGACTCCGCCCCGCGGCAGTCATCAGGTCCAGCTCTCCGCGGTCCACGAGGCCCTCGTGCAGGCGGGAAAGGACGTCGATCCCAACAGCGGGGCCCGCTTGGTCTACGACCTTCAGGATGACGAACCTTACGAAACCCTCCTCATGCCGCATCCGCTGATGCTCGTTCCGGCCTCGTGGGAGTTGATCCAGGATTGCTGCCTCTGGATGCACGCCCAGGATGCTCCAACCCTCAAGATCGGCGACGCCGGCGTCTCTCTCACCAAGCAGAGCTCAGCCGAGTGGACCGCCCACCTTCCTGTTGGCGCCTACGGCAGCATCGTGGCCGCCGAAGGTGGCCGCAACAGTATCGCCCGGCCGCTGCACCGCTGGCAACCGAAGGTCAAGATGAGCCGCCCGGGCGACCAAGGGCTCTGCTTCGAGATCAACCTGGCCCTTCAGTTCCGCTCGACCGCTTTGGGCTTCCGCAATAACGTCTGGCAGGACGCCCCGCCGCCCAACTTCGCCGCCGGGGCCGAACTGGCTGGCTCGACCGTGACCTGGCGCATCTGGGGCGAGGAAACCGATGGCGCCACCCGGACCAACTACAGCGGCTCGGGGGCCAAGGTTCTGGCGCTCGGCGATGCGGCTGGGATGCTGCGGTCTCTCGACGGTGCCACCGCTGAGATGAGCTTCGAGATTAACATCCCGCTCACCTTCACCGTGACCGACCTGGAGAACGGGACCAGCCAGTCGTTCAACCTGGATGCCGCCATGTTCAGGTTTGTCCGCAGCGGCCTGGCCCTCTCCGAATCCTGGGCCGTCCCCGCCGCCTCCTTCGATCAGAGTGCCGCCGCCCCGTGGGGCTATCCCGCCCGCGTCGAGTGGAACGCCTTCGCCGCCGACCCGCCGTTCGACAACACCACCATTCCCCGCTGAGCCGGCAGGCCGCTGTCTGCTCCTCCTTGACCCTGCTCAAGCGATTCTCTTTCCTGTTGCCGTCAACTCCCGTGCCTCATACACTGGTGATCGTCGCACAGCGACCATCAATCCAAGGAGACGCCACATGGACGGTTTTCGCGAACTCGACGCCGGGCTTGCCGGCCTCGTCGAGCGCATCTACGCCAGCTACGAATCGCAGGAAGGCATCCACCACCTCGGTCGGCGATTCCTGCCCAGCCGGGCCGAGGGCATCGAGGTCATCCGCCTGATGCTCCCGATCCTCTACCCCGGCTACCACGGCCGACAGGACCTGACCTTCGACAACGTCCGCTACCGCCTCGGCGAACTCCTGCTCCAACTCGGCCGTACCCTCCACGCCCAGATACGCCAGTGCCTTGCCTACGGATGCGAACTGAACGCCGCCGACGGCTCAGCCGATCCCGATCATCCCTCCGTCGCCGCCGAGGCCGCCGAAAAGACCCTCGCCTTCCTCAACGAAATCCCCGAACTCCGCCGCATGCTCGCCGGCGACGCCCAGGCCGCCTACGACGGCGATCCCGCCGCCGTCAACACCGACGAGATACTCCTGGCCTATCCGGGGTATCTCGCCATCACCATCTACCGCGTCGCTCACGCCCTGTATCGGCTCGGCGTGCCCCTCTTTCCGCGAATCCTCACCGAGTACGGCCACTCCATCACCGGCATCGACATCCATCCCGGCGCCGCCATCGGCCGAAACTTCTTCATCGACCACGGCACCGGCGTGGTCATCGGCGAAACCACCGTCATCGGCGACAACGTCAAGATCTACCAGGGCGTCACCCTCGGCGCCCTGAGCTTCCCCAAGGACGAACGCGGCAAGCTCATCCGCGGCCATAAACGTCACCCGACCATCGAAAGCAACGTCACCATCTACGCCAACGCCACCATCCTCGGCGGCGAAACCGTCATCGGCGAAGGCGCGGTCATCGGCGGAAACGTCTTTGTCACCTCCTCCGTGCCCGCCGGCTGCCGCGTCTCGCTCAAACCGCCCGAACTTCGCTACAAGACCCGCCGGCCGAACTCGAGCGACTCCGAAGCCGAAAAAACCGACCGGCGGGAATAGAATTGCCATGGCTCCGGAAGCGCACGCGGCAACCTTTTTTATCGAGACCCTCGGCTGTCAGATGAACAAGCTCGACAGCGAGCTCGTTGCCGCTGCGCTCCAGGCCGAGGGCCTGACCGCCGTGCCATCCGCCGACAAGGCCGATTTGGCCGTCCTGAACACCTGCAGCGTCCGCGAACACGCCGAGGCCAAGGCCCTCAGCCGCCTGGGCCACTGGAACCATCTCCGCCGCAAGTCCGGCCGGCCCGCCGCCATCGCTATCATCGGCTGCTTCGCCCAGCGCGACCCGCGGCACATCCTCGCCAAGGCCCCGTTCGTCGATATCGTCTGCGGCCCCGGCCGCATCCATGAACTGCCCGAACTCCACCGCCGCCTGGCTCGCGAAAAGCACCTGGTCGCGACGGATGACTTCCAGGCCCTCCGCGCCGGCCGCGCCGAAGCCTGCCCCGATCTCGAATCGCTTGACGTCTCCCGGCCGACCCAGGTCAACGAGTTCCAAGCCTTCGTCCGCGTTCAGCGCGGCTGTGACAAGTTCTGCACCTACTGCATTGTGCCCTACGTCCGCGGCCCCGAGTGTTCGCGGCCGGTGCCCAACATCCTCGACGAGGTCAAACGCCTCGACGCCGCCGGCGTCAAGGAGGTCACGCTGCTGGGCCAGGCGATCAGCTCCTATCGCGCCGAGCTCGATGGTCGAACCGTCGGACTCGCCGAGCTGTTGCGAATGGTCCACGAGCGGACCGCGATCCCGCGCATCCGCTTTATCACCTCGTATCCCGGCGACTTCCACACCGACGTCCTCTCGGCGATGGCCGAACTGCCGCGAGTCTGCCCCTACCTCCATCTGCCTGCCCAGCACGGCTCCAACGCCATG is a genomic window containing:
- a CDS encoding ABC transporter ATP-binding protein, whose product is MHCEPQSTNNFRVLWQFIRPYKKWFYRGLLLTTTSTAISLAPPLLMKTLVDQVIGNQRQELFGLVLALFILTPLIATGVGFLNNYVISLIGDKLVLDLRRRLYEHLQFLPMRFYDKSSTGGVMERLMGDVSQVNQMVSGQTITLVTDLVACSIAMAVMMTLNWRLTCLLILLIPLYIINYRFFVTRIRKWHKAVREKMEDITSSLQERLAGAAAVKAFGQERTETRHFLSDANEARNLGVRAHMYSVVFGTSSSLIYWTGQTGIYLLGCYLVIVSDMSLGAVIAFTGYCVYLLQPALRFSTMSDQVERAMVSVRRVFELLGEDREPADPPEAVFRHRLAGQVSFEDLCFHYEPDNPVLRGIDLQVEAGKTVALVGHTGCGKTTIISLLMRFYRASGGRILIDGIDINRYSQATIRRNIAVVPQDPILFEGTVRDNIAYGRRDATIDQVIAAAKAAEIHKAVTALPQGYDTLLGEEGSKLSVGQKQRLIIARAILTDPALLILDEATSALDTESERLLQRALVKIMRNRTSFVIAHRLSTIVGADIIVVLDKGRIVEAGSHHELLAREGGHYRHLYFTQFAKVA
- a CDS encoding DUF4838 domain-containing protein, which gives rise to MPECLLVRDRRPNARIVLQEPSRRAAQEAAMELVHGVALATGARLFIDGSDVFEDPLEPRRQTPVRIRFNLLPRSMNCLTKDTFRVRVTSDSLDISAETPAGFLNAVYGLLEQYCGFVWLWPGPDGEACKSLDSLAIPVGEWSDGPDYLWRHLLFADIDPAHESKWTIKEFHLHPDAAAMADFHRWQQRNRLGGLKVYMGHTWGELVSPLVYGRTHPEFFAEINGSREAGLANFTGKHGGQLCTTNPQLLDLFVEKVRAFFNAHPDYDVMSISPNDGTGFCECDRCIALDVACGNPPPQAVRTAGGALEAAFKDDADKTGPAMRITGPITDRIFTFANHVAARIAESHPDKLLLLLVYSVYRDPPRKVKLAPNVIAWFCVQCHQHWDDGFRQADFDNVATLAKNADELGIYEYYDQGAWPGVVRSFPDLIAGSVREFHRRGAAHYSTQASTGFATNAFNLWFLSRVLWNTASDVDAELDRFCASAFGAAAAAMTDYFNLWRTRWKETKGMAGTGDSMGEKTDQSKRLTPFDQVRRLYPADFLTTCRQTLDRARSQVDPLSAQRRRIDFVEQGLRTTELAVQAAGASHALAEKGWPMTHGDVTPEAVQRLGDPAAVRRIALAALEHWDRWEAWLETHRNGFVLSHFWARYCLDSRKGLHPHQALRRILELLPAG
- a CDS encoding ABC transporter ATP-binding protein, producing MRSLLEIYRRYFRFHIFGLLLIGVCYLGFAAEGSIMAAMSRYLVDEVLQVELVAEPILHGQPKGFVTIEEPISQWPGEQAVDHRPITDGMLPGENAADPVLVGELAADGALQDRIDGRTGRPNAEKLRLLALIAALLVGTHLATVAASAWSSVKIAKITEQVVFSMRRHIHEKLLRLQMSFHDQHQTGRLLSRAIDDVQVIEGQFTGVMTQLVRFSGLIVINVSLMFYISPKLTWLALLAMPFYGWAYYKFAGQIREMSITQRRNHSSLYGLVRDRLANPRVVKGFGQEKRELREFFVRATDLFRRNRRIVLKNNLLSMVCTMISASVTGVTLGYGVILLRRGELTLGYLLFFHTVCHGLFWPVAALTQLTATVQWLRVSCERVLEVLNEPMTIVDHPKARPLERLSQGVRFENITFSFDGSERAAVSGIDLEVVKGSQVCLMGRSGAGKSTLGMLLLRLYDPGEGRISIDGQDLRKVRTSSLRRRISYVPQEPVLFSGTLASNILYGNSRATHEEMIAAAKAAEIHEFIESLPDGYGTVIGENGLRLSGGQKQRISLARALVTDPDVLILDDCTSALDAETEAKIQKTIKTALAGKTVLIISHRASVASKSDKIVVLDNGRIVETGTHDELVEAQGTYWNLVRDQIEEQSAVAIAHKQVAASAA